TAGAGAAGGCAATGCGTGCGGGTGCGGATTATGTTGGCATTGGTCCTATTTTTGCAACTACATCAAAAGAAGATGCAAAGGCTCCAGCAGGTGTTACATTTTTAAAGGAAGCAAAAACATGCTATCCTGATTTTCCGATGGTGGCAATTGGAGGTATCACGCCTTTAAACAGCGCTTTTATACGTGAAGCGGGTGCGGACGGTGTGGCAGTCATTTCTGCCATAAGTTTAAGTGAAGATATTCATCAAACGGTACAATCGTTGTAATGGTGAAAGTGGATGAGGGACGTCTCATCCACTTTTTTTCATTGGGTAAGCCATTGTTAAAATGTGAAGTTTAGTTATAAATGATGTACAAGCGTGAATTTTTTTAATATTCTATTATTATTACAAATTCGAGGTGAGCATATTGAAAGCAATTGAAATGAAAAACTTTGGTACTTCGGAAAATTTACAGCTAGCGGAATTACCATTACCATCCATTTCGGCAACGGATGTAATCGTGAAGCTACATGCAGCAGGGGTAAATCCAAGTGATGTTTATACATCAACAGGTACATATGCCATCAAACCACAATTACCATACACACCGGGCTTAGATGGCGCGGGAATTGTGGAAGCAGTTGGAGAAGCGGTAACAAATGTACAAGTAGGCGACCGCGTATTTGTCGCAAGCTTACCAGGTGCAACGACGGGGACATTTGCAGAAGCGGTCGTATGTGATGCAAACTATGTGATGCAATTACCCGAGCACATAAGCTTTTTGCAAGGAGCGGCACTTGGCATACCAGCATTGACCGCGTTTCGTGCAGTTGTGCAAAAGGCAGGTGTACAAGCTAATCAAACGGTACTTATCCACGGAGCAAGTGGTGCGGTTGGTTTACAGGCGGTGCAAATGGCAAAATCACTTGGGGCAACGGTAATCGGAACAGCCAGTCGTGGAGAAGGAAAGGCGCTTGTAAAGGACGCCGGTGCAGATTATGCGTTTGATCATATTACAGAAGGCAATATGGAGCAGATTCTTGAAGTAACAGAGGGTGCTGGACCAGATGTGATTATTGAATTTTTAGCAAACGTCAATTTAGCGGTCGATTTACAATTGGTGGCGAAGTACGGAAAGATTATCATTGTCGGGAATCGCGGTGACATTGAAATCAACCCGCGTTTAATTATGCAAAAAGAATGTGATGTAACTGGCATGGTGTTATTTAATGCAACGGGTGAACAGCATCGTGAGTTAATGACAAGTGTAGCGGCGATGCTTGAAGCAAATAAGCTTACACCGTTTGTTGGTCATAGCTATCCGCTAGCACAGGCAGGCGAAGCGTTTGATGCGGTAATGGCAGGAAAGCATAATGGTAAGGTTGTACTTCAAATTTTATAAGAAAAATAATGACCAAATATAACTAAACATTGTTTTCCTTATTGGCTTGAGGTTTGTTAAGGGGAAATTATAAAGGATGGACTAGCTATGAGAATTTTTGATGCCCATTTTCATATTATTAATTTTGATTTTCCGGTAATTGAAAATCAAGGCTATATGCCGCCTTCTTATTTAGTGGAAGATTATAAAAAGCAGACAGAGAGCTATAACATTGCAGGTGGAGCCATAGTGTCGGGCTCTTTTCAAGGCTTTGATCAAGGCTATTTACTGCATGCCTTGCAGCTATTAGGAGGAAACTTTTGTGGAGTCACTCAATTGCCGTATGATGTTAGCGATGATGAGATTCTGCAGTTAAATGCAAAAGGGGTCAAGGCGCTACGTTTTAATGTTAAGCGTGGGGGTTCCGAGGATTTATCAAAGCTCGATTATTTCGCGCGTCGTGTGTATGAGCTTGCTGGTTGGCATAGCGAACTGTATATTGACGCTACGGACATTCCAGACATTGCAATCACACTTTCGCAATTACCAGCTCTGTCCATTGATCATTTAGGTTTGTCAGAGCAAGGTTTACCACATTTATTGAAGCTCGTTGAAAAAGGGGTACGTGTGAAGGCAACAGGCTTTGGTCGTGTAGAATTACCGATTGCAGAGACGCTTAAGAGTATTTATGATGTAAATCCTGACGCATTAATGTTCGGTACCGATTTACCGTCAACACGCGCCGAACGTCCATTTGAAACTGCGGATATAGAACTCATTCTGCAGCTTTTTGATGAACGAGCCGCCGATAAAATATTTTATAGTAACGCAAAACAATGGTACTTTAAATAATAGATTACTCCAACTCGAAGCGAATTCGAATTGGAGTTTTTATTTTTGAAAATTAGAGAATAAATGGTAGTTTAGTAGCGATTTCTGTTTGATTACAAAATGTCGCTTCATGATTGTTGAAACATTGGTATTATTTAAAGAGCCATACAACTTCGAAGGGGGCAAACAACTTGGGCTTTAAAGAAGAAATAAAACGCGAAATGCGTAACGCAACAAAGGATGTTGCAAAGGAAGTAGAAAAGCATTGGGTGCTTGATTTTGAAGGGCACAAAATTGAATTTATTAATAAAATGTTAGAAGAAACATTGCTTGTAGACGGAGAAATCATTGCACAGCATATTCGCCAATCGATTTGGTCACATATTGTGCCCTATTCAAAATTAATGGGAACATTTGTAGGCAATGATGGCAAAACGCATAAGGTGTATGTGAAAGTAGGTGGCTTTATTAAGTTAAATGTCACAATCAAAGTCGATGGAAAAAAACTGTTGGCTGAAACACAAAAGTTAACGATGATTCCTTGGAAAAATAAACAAGCAATCGTTCCTTTTTTACAGCAGCAATACTCAGAGCACGGTAAGCTAGTCAATAAGGAGTTACCGGATGATGAGTATTTATATGATGAAAATCAGATGAGGTTAGCCCCTGGGTTTGCCGATCAGCTAGCGAACGAACCGGTGCTGTTGTCATATCCGAAAAAGCTTGTGAAACTGTTGATTACGCAAAGTGAAAATCCTACAGAGGCAAATCGTAAAGCGACTTATGAAAAAATTCAGGAAGAAAAGGTCATTTCTTATTTCCAAGAATTTTTAGTACAATTTACAGAAGCCGAAAAGGACGAAACACTTGTGCAGCAGGAGGCGTTGTGGCTATTAGAGCATGCCGCACATCGTGAAGTCGTAAAGTTTGCACTTGTTGTGTTAGGTACGACTGACTGTAAAAATCTTAAGGAGCAATTAAAGCTTATAGCATTGCATGAGGAATTTACTGGAGTGGCATTATTTGCGCTTTCAAACGGTGTGCGCAATGCCAATGACGATATTTGGGACATCTCAAAAAATGTTTCAGATTGGGGCAAGTTAGAGGCACTGAACTTTTTAGAGCCAGAACGCGAAGAAATCCGTCATTGGTTTTTAACAGATGGTATTGAAGATATCGTGCCAGGGGTTCAGGCTTCGCTACAATGCGCGGATAAAGGTAAACTTGATATTGAGCTGCATGAGGATACGATTAGTGGTGCGATATTTGACGGGGCAAGTAAGTTGATTTTGGCAATGCTTTATGATGGTCCATACCGTGAAATGGATGAATATGACTACGCGGGGCAAGTGCTCATGCGTTATACAAAGCATGCCAAAACGCATTGCGAAGCGATGCACCACTTTTACACGCTAACACAAATAGCAGACTATTTGATTGAAGATGAAGAGGTTTGGAATGGGCGTTTTGAATACAACTGGAAGCCGCATGAAAAGCTAGCGGTCGAAACAGGTATTGAAGAAATTAGCCGAGATATGAAATGGTTGGACGAAGCGAAGGGAATGCTTGTTGATCAGCCAGACAATCAAGATGCGCTAGCAATTGTGAATTTTTATAAAAAGTAAAATGGCGAATTTGCTTGAATCAATGTATTTGATATAGTAAGATGTTGGTAATTGGAAAAAGCGTTGATAAGGAAGAGTACGTAATACGGCGTTATATAGAGAGCTTTTGATGGTGGAAATAAAGCAAACAACGATTACTGAACATGGCCTTTGAGCTAAAGTACCGAAAACATTAGTAGGCTACTTTCGAGAGATGCACTCGTTACAACAGCATCAGTATGAACACGTACTGACTTGAGGCAAATAGTGTGAGCTATTTGTAAATTTAGGTGGTAACACGATTTATTCGTCCTAATCGCATTTTGCGGTTAGGGCGTTTTTTTTTTACAAATGTGTAATGAGGGAAAGCATTTGTAAAAGGATTCGTACATCTCAACGCTTTTATTGAATACAATTTTAGGGGGAAATGTAAATGGCAATTTTAATCGGAGGTGCTTGGCCATATGCAAATGGCTCACTGCATCTAGGGCATATCGCTGCGCTATTACCTGGAGATATTTTAGCGAGATATTATCGCTTGAAAGGTGAGGACGTACTGTACGTATCGGGGAGTGACTGTAACGGCACGCCGATTTCGATTCGTGCAAATCAGGAGCAAACAACGGTTACAGCGATTGCGGACCGATATCATCAGGAGTTTGTCGATTGTTTTAACAAGCTAGGCTTTACGTATGATTTCTACACGCGTACCGATGCCGAACATCATCACAAATCCGTTCAAGAAATTTTCTTGAAGCTTTTAGAAAATGGGCATTTGTATACGAAAAAAATCGAGCAAGCATATTGTGTAGTGGATGAGCAGTTTTTACCTGACCGCTTTGTGGAGGGAATCTGTCCAAATTGTGGGGCAAAAGCGCGAGGTGATCAATGTGATAATTGTTCAGCGATTTTAGACCCGCTTGATTTAATTGATAAGCGCTGTAAAATTTGTGGCACGGAGCCGGAAATTCGTGAAACCGAGCATTTTTATTATACATTTAGTCAGTTTCAGCGTCAGTTAGAGGATTATGTAGCGCGTACTGAACAGTCGAATGCGTGGCGTGATAATGCGATTCAACTAACGAAACGCTATTTAGCAGAGGGGCTGCCTGATCGAGCGGTAACTCGTGATTTGCCAAACGGTATTGATGTTCCGGTAACGGGCTTTGAGGGTAAGAAAATTTATGTGTGGATTGAAGCGGTTGCCGGTTATTATACAGCGAGCGTGGCGTGGGGTAAGGAAAACGGTTTAGATATTAAGCAGTGGTGGAATGCGGAAACAACTTCGTATTATGTGCACGGCAAGGATAATATTCCGTTTCATACAGTAATTTGGCCAGCAATTTTACTCGGCTTAAATACAGAAGCGCTGCCAAAGCATATCGTATCTAACGAGTATTTAACGCTTGAAAAACGAAAGCTGTCGACAAGTCAAAATTGGGCGGTATGGGTGCCAGATATTTTGCAACGATATCATCCAGATTCGCTACGATATTTTTTAACAATCAATGCACCGGAAACACGTGATGCTGACTTTTCGTGGCGTGAGTTTATTTATAGTCATAACAGTGAGTTGCTCGGAGCATTTGCGAATTTTGTAAATCGTACATTGAAATTTATCGAGAAGTCGTTTGATGGTAAAGTACCGAATGTAGAAGTGGATGAAGGAAAAAAAGCGCAAGTTACGGAATTATTTGAAAAGGTCGGACAAAAAATTGAAGCTGGTTCGAGTAAAGCAGCGCTCGATACGGTTTTTGAATTTGTGCGTGCGGCAAATCGTTATTTTGATGAGGAAAAGCCGTGGATTACGGTGCGTGAAGATTTAGCAGCATGTGAAAATACAATGGCGACGTGTACAATGCTTATTCAAAATTTTGCAGTGCTGTTAAAGCCGTTTTTACCTTTTGCAAGTGAAGCGATTGAAGACATGCTACAAGTGCGTGGAGATGCTTGGGAACCGCAAGTGACATTGGCGCAAACGATCGTAAATGTCGTACCACTGTATGAACGAATTGATGTGAAGCAAATTGATGAGGAGTTAGAAAAATTAACTGCGAATGAAAAATAGGGGGACTTATGACAATCGTCTATTTTGTGCGCCATGCACATTCCGTGTATACACCGGATGAATACAAACGCCCTATTTCTGAAGCTGGGCGAATGGAAGCTTTAAAGTTAATCGAACTCTTTGAAAATATTGATGTGCAGGCAATGTATGCGAGTAGTTACTTACGTGCAGTACAAACGATTGAGCCGATTGCACAAGCAAAAAATTTGAGTATTATGCAGATTGAAGCACTAAACGAACGGCTATTGAGTAATCCGCCGGTTGAAAATTTTGACGAAGCGATTTTGAAGGTTTGGCAGAATCCAACGTTTGCCTATCCAGGTGGGGAATCAAATATTGATGCACAAACTCGTGCAGTTCCAGTGTTTAGGGAATTACTAAAACAGCATGAAAATGAAGTTATTGTCATTGGTACACACGGCAATATTTTAACGCTTATGTTACAGGTGTTTGATCATCAATATGGTTTGGAGTTTTGGAAGGGGTTAATCATGCCAGATGTCATTAAGGCTGAGTTTTTGCATAATCAGTTGGTGTCTGTAGAAAAAGTAGTCATAACATAGGGGGAAGTTATGGATACAAAACGTAAGCTGGTACCTGTAGAGTTATGGAACATTGGGGAAATCGAAAGCTGGCTTATCGAACAAGCTCAAAATGGGCGAATACTTGAAAAATTGAGTAGCTTTAGGGCAACGTTTCTTCTAGCAGAGCCACAAAATTTGGAATACCGAATGATCGTCATGCCTGAAAAAGATACCACACGTACGAATGCCCAGGAACTCGAACAAGCAGGTTGGTATTATGTGACAAGCCATCAGTATTATCATATTTTTTGTTCACAGCAGGCAGATGCTACAACGGAGATTGAAAAAGATTTAATGCAGCAGGCACAATCTTTTTCGGGCATTTTGCTGGATTTGCGTAAGAGGCTTCTGTTTAATGTTTTGATGATTGTGGCGTTTATTGGCCTAGTCATTGCTTTATTCATGGATGTTGAGGCGCCGATAACGAGTGTAATTGGAGGGAGTAGTATTTCGGTACTCGTGTTTTTTTATACAAATGGTTCATTAACGGTAACAATTTATAAAGACTACCTCAAGGTGATGCGCATCAAAAATCAGCTCGAACAAGGGATTGTACTGGATCACCACGCAAGTTGGCGTTCAGCAAAAGTGAAAAAATTCGGGTGGAGTTGGTTGAATTTTGTGTTCGCGGCTATTTTAATATGGATGCTCGTAATAAGTTTTACCAAAAGCGGCAACGAAATCTTACCTAAAAATACTGCGGATTTACCACTTCTGCGCTTACATATGATTGAACTGCCTAAAGAAATGGAATTGAGTGTGCGCGATCATGCAGGTGTGAACTCCCTCGAGCAAAACTGGTCAATCTTTGCTCCGGTTCAATATGAAGTGAATGAAAACGTAGATATACCAACAGAAAATCAAGTAACCTATTCACCGTGGCTTCATTTCCGGGTGATTGAATGTACTGTTCCAAGCTTAGCAAACGCATTGTTTTATGAGTGGGTAACCTATTATCGATTTGAAAACGACGCCGAATTGTCGCACGCGGCGTTTGATCAAGTAATTGTAGAACAAATATTTGAGGATAAGGTACGTATTTTAACAAAAAAGGATAATCAAGTGCAGTATGTGGACTATCAGGGTGAGGCAAATGTCGAGGCAATTTTAAGCGCATTAGAAAATTTATAAGTTTGAACAAGAGGTTTGTTTAAAGTTAAAACGCTATAAACAGACCTTTTTCCTTTGAATATAATAATATCCCACATGATAAATAATGAGGTTTATCTGATAGAGGTTGTCATAAATTAATTTTAAAGTTGAACAACCTCTTTAAAAAGTTATCAAGTCAAAGGGGTTTATTATAGGATTGGAATAGCAATAATCGGAAATATTATTCCTAAACACTTGGTTTTATCATTTTTTGTGACTATTACGTTCTAGTGCTAGAATGATAGGGTGGTTGGCGGGAAGAATTTCCTTTAATTTAGTTAACTTTTGTGTCATATCCAATGGCATTGGAGTACTCTCCTTGATTCGATTGAATGGATGATTAGGTGGAAGATTCTGATTTACATTAATCAATTTATCGTTTGGTTTGTTTTCCAAATTCATCACTCCTTTCTCGAAGACGAATGATAGGTTTAATCTTTATCTCAATCTAATGTTCTAAAGTCAGTATCAAGAACAATTTGTCCTGGGAGATTTACGCTTCAAAGGGTACTTAGAAAAAATTTTAAAGCGAATTATGGAATCTGCTATTCCCATAGAAAAGCATGATCTTCCCCATTAGCCGTTTCCGAATCGCCCACAATCTGTCCACGGTTATTAAT
This portion of the Solibacillus daqui genome encodes:
- a CDS encoding NADPH:quinone reductase → MKAIEMKNFGTSENLQLAELPLPSISATDVIVKLHAAGVNPSDVYTSTGTYAIKPQLPYTPGLDGAGIVEAVGEAVTNVQVGDRVFVASLPGATTGTFAEAVVCDANYVMQLPEHISFLQGAALGIPALTAFRAVVQKAGVQANQTVLIHGASGAVGLQAVQMAKSLGATVIGTASRGEGKALVKDAGADYAFDHITEGNMEQILEVTEGAGPDVIIEFLANVNLAVDLQLVAKYGKIIIVGNRGDIEINPRLIMQKECDVTGMVLFNATGEQHRELMTSVAAMLEANKLTPFVGHSYPLAQAGEAFDAVMAGKHNGKVVLQIL
- a CDS encoding amidohydrolase family protein encodes the protein MRIFDAHFHIINFDFPVIENQGYMPPSYLVEDYKKQTESYNIAGGAIVSGSFQGFDQGYLLHALQLLGGNFCGVTQLPYDVSDDEILQLNAKGVKALRFNVKRGGSEDLSKLDYFARRVYELAGWHSELYIDATDIPDIAITLSQLPALSIDHLGLSEQGLPHLLKLVEKGVRVKATGFGRVELPIAETLKSIYDVNPDALMFGTDLPSTRAERPFETADIELILQLFDERAADKIFYSNAKQWYFK
- the metG gene encoding methionine--tRNA ligase; the encoded protein is MAILIGGAWPYANGSLHLGHIAALLPGDILARYYRLKGEDVLYVSGSDCNGTPISIRANQEQTTVTAIADRYHQEFVDCFNKLGFTYDFYTRTDAEHHHKSVQEIFLKLLENGHLYTKKIEQAYCVVDEQFLPDRFVEGICPNCGAKARGDQCDNCSAILDPLDLIDKRCKICGTEPEIRETEHFYYTFSQFQRQLEDYVARTEQSNAWRDNAIQLTKRYLAEGLPDRAVTRDLPNGIDVPVTGFEGKKIYVWIEAVAGYYTASVAWGKENGLDIKQWWNAETTSYYVHGKDNIPFHTVIWPAILLGLNTEALPKHIVSNEYLTLEKRKLSTSQNWAVWVPDILQRYHPDSLRYFLTINAPETRDADFSWREFIYSHNSELLGAFANFVNRTLKFIEKSFDGKVPNVEVDEGKKAQVTELFEKVGQKIEAGSSKAALDTVFEFVRAANRYFDEEKPWITVREDLAACENTMATCTMLIQNFAVLLKPFLPFASEAIEDMLQVRGDAWEPQVTLAQTIVNVVPLYERIDVKQIDEELEKLTANEK
- a CDS encoding histidine phosphatase family protein, with amino-acid sequence MTIVYFVRHAHSVYTPDEYKRPISEAGRMEALKLIELFENIDVQAMYASSYLRAVQTIEPIAQAKNLSIMQIEALNERLLSNPPVENFDEAILKVWQNPTFAYPGGESNIDAQTRAVPVFRELLKQHENEVIVIGTHGNILTLMLQVFDHQYGLEFWKGLIMPDVIKAEFLHNQLVSVEKVVIT
- a CDS encoding DUF2812 domain-containing protein; this translates as MDTKRKLVPVELWNIGEIESWLIEQAQNGRILEKLSSFRATFLLAEPQNLEYRMIVMPEKDTTRTNAQELEQAGWYYVTSHQYYHIFCSQQADATTEIEKDLMQQAQSFSGILLDLRKRLLFNVLMIVAFIGLVIALFMDVEAPITSVIGGSSISVLVFFYTNGSLTVTIYKDYLKVMRIKNQLEQGIVLDHHASWRSAKVKKFGWSWLNFVFAAILIWMLVISFTKSGNEILPKNTADLPLLRLHMIELPKEMELSVRDHAGVNSLEQNWSIFAPVQYEVNENVDIPTENQVTYSPWLHFRVIECTVPSLANALFYEWVTYYRFENDAELSHAAFDQVIVEQIFEDKVRILTKKDNQVQYVDYQGEANVEAILSALENL